In Sulfurisphaera javensis, a single genomic region encodes these proteins:
- a CDS encoding adenosylcobinamide amidohydrolase translates to MRVVKFDLGKHYLTLSSALYPEGISYVNNIVLILVSKDYCNKNPWSDIERYKERGSLVFMTAAKNFIFETYDNIKLFISAGIGESGEDAGCTINIGVFVDYPLNLNGLIDLVRTLTEAKCGALRDLNLPFTGTVSDAIAVGSIIGENYFAGPGTEMGKKIAKIVREKIKKLLS, encoded by the coding sequence ATGAGAGTTGTTAAATTTGATCTTGGAAAACACTACTTAACTTTATCCTCAGCTCTTTACCCAGAAGGAATTTCTTATGTGAATAATATAGTTTTAATATTAGTAAGTAAAGATTATTGTAATAAAAACCCTTGGAGTGATATAGAGAGATATAAAGAAAGAGGAAGCCTTGTATTTATGACAGCAGCTAAAAATTTTATCTTTGAGACATACGATAATATAAAACTCTTTATAAGTGCTGGAATTGGAGAAAGCGGAGAGGACGCTGGTTGCACAATAAATATAGGGGTTTTTGTAGATTATCCTCTTAACCTTAACGGGCTAATAGATTTAGTTAGAACCTTAACAGAGGCTAAATGTGGTGCTTTAAGAGATTTAAATTTACCATTCACTGGTACTGTTAGTGATGCAATAGCAGTAGGAAGCATAATCGGAGAAAATTATTTTGCTGGTCCTGGAACTGAAATGGGTAAAAAGATAGCAAAAATTGTAAGAGAAAAAATAAAAAAGCTATTATCTTAA
- a CDS encoding GNAT family N-acetyltransferase, giving the protein MSIEDLISSSLSRYDSYYALKNMKSSKILIQKYSGKEIGFAELKKYKDIGAIFYVGILPSYRGKGFGKKIIEKAEEVFISKKVRIIVASTKSDNIPAIKMFKSLGYTLFNKKYVKSTIIQLLDAYEDDLILCKEVSEEADCGKMIFK; this is encoded by the coding sequence ATGAGTATTGAAGACTTAATATCTTCTTCTCTTTCAAGGTATGACAGCTATTATGCCCTTAAAAATATGAAATCTTCAAAGATCTTAATACAAAAATATAGTGGGAAAGAAATAGGTTTTGCTGAATTGAAGAAATATAAGGATATTGGAGCAATATTCTATGTAGGTATATTGCCAAGTTATAGAGGAAAAGGGTTTGGAAAGAAGATAATAGAGAAAGCAGAAGAGGTTTTTATCTCAAAAAAGGTAAGAATTATAGTAGCATCGACTAAAAGTGATAATATTCCTGCAATTAAAATGTTTAAAAGTCTAGGTTATACTCTTTTTAATAAGAAATATGTTAAGAGTACAATTATACAATTACTTGATGCATATGAAGATGATCTAATACTTTGTAAAGAGGTTAGTGAAGAGGCAGATTGTGGAAAAATGATTTTCAAATAA
- a CDS encoding ABC transporter ATP-binding protein, with translation MFCISVKDLTKRYGNVIALYNVTFNIECNEKWALLGPNGAGKSTMLKILAGLIKPDKGEVRIMDKDPSSPEVRKILGYLPEDADPFPGLSVIDNLKFVASLRDVDESKIYDLLDLLDLRQYMNYKASTLSRGNRQKLAIAMAILHNPSLLLLDEPLNYLDIPSQETVIDLFSRLNSTLLVSTHILSVADRLATKVLIISNGTIRWIGDFSLLRSMGKEDEPIERIVARIIKEGKVF, from the coding sequence ATGTTTTGTATATCTGTAAAGGACCTAACAAAAAGATATGGTAATGTTATTGCACTTTACAATGTAACGTTTAATATAGAATGTAATGAAAAATGGGCATTGTTAGGACCTAATGGTGCTGGAAAGAGTACAATGTTAAAGATACTTGCTGGATTGATAAAACCAGATAAGGGAGAAGTTAGAATAATGGATAAAGATCCTTCCTCCCCTGAAGTAAGAAAGATTCTAGGTTACTTACCAGAAGACGCAGATCCATTCCCTGGCCTATCAGTAATTGATAACTTGAAATTTGTTGCTTCTTTAAGGGATGTTGATGAAAGTAAAATATATGATTTGCTTGACTTGTTGGATTTACGTCAATATATGAACTATAAAGCTTCTACTCTTTCGAGGGGTAATAGGCAAAAGCTTGCAATAGCTATGGCGATTCTTCATAATCCTAGTTTACTCTTATTGGATGAGCCATTAAATTACTTAGATATTCCTTCTCAAGAGACAGTGATTGATTTGTTTAGTAGACTTAATTCTACGCTTTTAGTTTCTACTCATATTTTATCGGTTGCTGATAGGTTGGCTACAAAGGTTTTAATTATATCGAATGGTACAATTAGATGGATAGGCGATTTCTCCTTATTAAGATCTATGGGGAAAGAGGATGAACCTATAGAGCGTATTGTTGCAAGAATAATTAAGGAGGGAAAGGTTTTTTAA
- the rpsJ gene encoding 30S ribosomal protein S10 yields the protein MPTKARIRLWSTNIDNLNYVISQIKTLAQKTGVEINGPIPLPTSRMEIPVMRLPHGEGRKKWEHWEMKVHKRIIDISSDERVMRQLMRVRVPDDVYIEIELI from the coding sequence ATGCCCACCAAAGCAAGAATTAGACTTTGGAGTACAAATATTGATAATTTAAATTATGTTATATCACAAATAAAGACCTTAGCTCAAAAAACTGGTGTTGAGATTAACGGTCCAATACCATTACCCACAAGTAGAATGGAAATTCCAGTAATGAGATTACCTCATGGTGAAGGTAGGAAAAAGTGGGAACATTGGGAAATGAAAGTACATAAAAGGATTATAGACATATCCTCAGATGAAAGAGTAATGAGACAACTAATGAGAGTAAGAGTACCAGATGATGTCTATATTGAGATTGAATTAATTTAA
- the tuf gene encoding translation elongation factor EF-1 subunit alpha — protein sequence MSQKPHLNLIVIGHVDHGKSTLVGRLLMDRGFLDEKTIKEAEEAAKKLGKESEKYAFLLDRLKEERERGVTINLTFMRFETKKYFFTIIDAPGHRDFVKNMITGASQADAAILVVSAKKGEYEAGMSAEGQTREHIILAKTMGINQVIVAVNKMDLTDPPYDEKRYKEIVDQVGKFMKSFGFDMNKVKFVPVVAPTGENITQKSENMKWYNGPTLEDYLDQLEIPPKPVDKPLRIPIQEVYSISGVGVVPVGRVETGVLKVGDKVVFMPVGKVAEVRSIETHHTKIEKAEPGDNIGFNVRGIEKKDIKRGDVAGSVNAPPTVADELTAQIIVIWHPTAVSVGYTPVVHIHTASVACRITELTSKIDPKTGKEAEKNPQFLKAGDAAIVKMKPIKELVAEKFREFPALGRFAMRDMGKTVGVGVVIDVKPKKVDIK from the coding sequence ATGTCACAAAAGCCTCACCTAAATCTAATTGTTATAGGGCACGTAGACCATGGTAAAAGTACTCTAGTAGGAAGACTTTTGATGGATAGAGGTTTTCTAGATGAGAAAACTATAAAAGAGGCCGAAGAGGCTGCCAAAAAACTAGGAAAAGAATCAGAAAAATACGCATTCTTATTAGATAGGCTTAAGGAAGAAAGAGAAAGAGGTGTAACAATAAACCTAACTTTCATGAGATTCGAAACTAAGAAATACTTCTTCACAATTATTGATGCACCTGGTCACAGGGACTTCGTAAAGAATATGATTACTGGTGCAAGCCAAGCAGATGCTGCAATATTAGTAGTATCAGCAAAGAAAGGTGAATATGAAGCTGGAATGAGTGCTGAAGGACAAACCAGAGAGCACATTATTTTAGCAAAGACTATGGGAATTAACCAAGTAATAGTTGCAGTAAATAAGATGGATTTAACAGATCCACCATATGATGAAAAGAGGTACAAAGAAATTGTAGATCAAGTAGGAAAGTTCATGAAGAGCTTTGGATTTGATATGAATAAAGTAAAGTTTGTTCCAGTAGTTGCACCAACTGGAGAAAATATTACACAAAAATCAGAAAATATGAAATGGTACAATGGTCCAACATTAGAAGACTACTTAGACCAATTAGAGATACCTCCAAAACCAGTTGACAAACCATTAAGAATACCAATACAAGAAGTGTATTCAATTTCTGGTGTAGGTGTAGTACCAGTAGGTAGAGTTGAAACTGGTGTATTAAAGGTAGGTGACAAAGTTGTCTTTATGCCAGTAGGTAAAGTTGCAGAAGTTAGATCAATTGAAACCCACCACACAAAGATTGAGAAAGCAGAGCCTGGTGATAATATAGGTTTTAACGTTAGAGGTATTGAAAAGAAGGATATAAAGAGAGGAGACGTAGCTGGTAGCGTTAACGCACCACCAACAGTAGCTGATGAATTAACTGCACAAATTATAGTTATATGGCACCCAACAGCTGTTAGTGTTGGTTATACCCCAGTAGTTCACATACACACTGCAAGCGTGGCTTGTAGGATAACAGAATTAACATCTAAGATAGATCCAAAGACTGGTAAAGAAGCAGAAAAGAATCCTCAATTCTTAAAGGCCGGTGATGCTGCTATAGTTAAAATGAAACCAATCAAAGAATTAGTAGCTGAGAAATTCAGAGAGTTCCCAGCATTAGGAAGATTCGCTATGAGAGACATGGGCAAGACAGTAGGTGTAGGAGTAGTAATTGATGTAAAACCAAAGAAAGTTGATATTAAATAA
- a CDS encoding 30S ribosomal protein S7, producing MESFEVSSIDLKVFGKWDTKVEVRDPSLKKYIGLMPVYLPHTGGRHEHRRFGKAKLPIVERLINNVMRPGRNKGKKMLAYNIVKTAFDIIALKTNQNPIQVLVRAIENSAPREEVTRIMYGGIVYYVAVDVSPQRRVDLALRHLVMGAKDSSFNNPKPIEEALAEEIIAAANNDPKSFAIRKKEEIERIALSSR from the coding sequence ATGGAGTCCTTTGAAGTCTCATCAATAGACCTAAAAGTATTCGGTAAATGGGACACTAAAGTAGAAGTCAGAGATCCTAGCCTAAAGAAGTATATAGGTTTGATGCCAGTTTACTTACCTCATACCGGTGGTAGGCACGAGCATAGAAGGTTTGGAAAAGCAAAACTACCAATAGTTGAAAGGCTTATAAATAACGTAATGAGACCTGGACGAAATAAAGGTAAGAAAATGTTAGCTTATAATATAGTAAAAACAGCCTTTGATATTATAGCTCTAAAAACAAATCAAAATCCTATACAAGTATTGGTAAGAGCAATAGAAAATTCAGCACCTAGAGAAGAAGTAACTAGAATAATGTATGGTGGTATAGTTTATTATGTTGCAGTAGACGTGTCACCGCAAAGAAGAGTTGATTTAGCATTAAGACATTTAGTAATGGGAGCTAAAGATTCTTCATTTAATAACCCAAAACCAATAGAAGAAGCTTTAGCTGAAGAAATAATAGCTGCTGCTAACAATGATCCAAAAAGCTTTGCAATTAGGAAGAAAGAAGAGATTGAGAGAATTGCATTAAGCTCGAGATAA
- a CDS encoding bifunctional nuclease family protein, with amino-acid sequence MSQDNSEELIKVEKVDAFFYPIHGIPTMVLYLEDGREFKMFQIPPEIVIALNRLQEKRDYEELLRGDKRENIYDILAFSSEIKDQLSKIINRVIINDVNEEYGVYIATVEFKYDGVIIEKQLIPSHAVFLAIVSNRPIYVKKSLVDEQEKQERKSGEEA; translated from the coding sequence ATGAGCCAGGATAACTCAGAAGAGTTGATAAAAGTAGAAAAAGTAGATGCATTCTTTTATCCTATTCACGGTATTCCAACTATGGTTCTGTATCTAGAAGATGGTAGAGAGTTTAAAATGTTTCAAATTCCACCAGAAATAGTCATTGCATTAAATAGATTACAGGAAAAGAGAGATTATGAAGAGTTATTAAGAGGTGATAAGAGAGAAAATATATATGATATTCTTGCATTTTCTTCTGAAATAAAAGATCAATTAAGCAAGATAATTAATAGAGTAATTATAAATGATGTGAATGAAGAATATGGAGTTTATATAGCTACTGTTGAGTTCAAATATGATGGAGTAATTATTGAAAAACAGTTAATTCCAAGTCATGCAGTATTCCTAGCTATTGTATCCAATAGACCAATTTATGTGAAAAAGAGTTTAGTTGATGAACAAGAGAAACAAGAGAGAAAAAGTGGAGAAGAAGCATAA
- a CDS encoding 30S ribosomal protein S12, which yields MAGSKSPKGLFAARKLRLKRLKFRWHQRKFKRRMLRLKEKFDPLEGAPMARGIVLEKVGIESRQPNSAVRKAVRVQLVKNGRIVTAFVPGDGGVNFIDEHDEVVIAGIGGTLGRSMGDLPGVRYKVIMVNGVSLDALYKGKKQKPVR from the coding sequence ATGGCTGGAAGTAAATCACCAAAAGGATTATTTGCAGCTAGAAAATTAAGATTAAAAAGGCTAAAGTTTAGATGGCATCAAAGGAAGTTTAAGAGGAGAATGCTAAGACTTAAAGAAAAGTTTGATCCATTAGAAGGGGCACCTATGGCTAGAGGCATTGTATTAGAGAAAGTAGGAATAGAATCTAGACAACCTAACTCCGCAGTAAGAAAAGCAGTTAGAGTACAATTAGTTAAAAATGGAAGAATAGTTACTGCTTTCGTTCCTGGAGATGGTGGAGTAAACTTCATTGACGAACATGATGAAGTAGTAATAGCTGGAATTGGAGGCACTTTAGGTAGATCTATGGGTGACTTACCTGGAGTGAGATATAAAGTAATTATGGTTAATGGAGTATCATTAGATGCATTATATAAAGGCAAGAAACAAAAACCAGTAAGATAA
- a CDS encoding NusA-like transcription termination signal-binding factor translates to MPEIKLTSEELRYMSLFQDVTRVTAKDCIVDEENNRIIFLVNPENMGIAIGKSGSNVKRLEKLIGKSIEIVGYSDNLEDLVKNLMAPAKVRSVKVVQSNSKKTVYINVDPQDKGLAIGKNGRNVSRAKLILKRYMDIDSVIIT, encoded by the coding sequence TTGCCAGAGATTAAACTTACTTCAGAAGAATTAAGATACATGTCTCTTTTTCAAGACGTAACACGTGTAACAGCAAAGGATTGCATTGTTGATGAAGAAAATAACAGAATTATATTTCTTGTGAACCCAGAAAATATGGGAATAGCAATAGGGAAAAGCGGTTCTAATGTAAAAAGATTAGAAAAACTTATAGGTAAGTCAATCGAGATAGTAGGTTATAGTGATAACCTAGAAGATTTAGTGAAAAACCTAATGGCACCAGCAAAAGTAAGAAGTGTAAAAGTAGTACAATCCAACTCTAAGAAAACAGTTTATATTAACGTTGATCCTCAAGACAAAGGATTAGCTATAGGCAAGAATGGTAGAAATGTAAGTAGAGCAAAGTTAATATTAAAAAGATATATGGATATTGATTCTGTGATTATAACTTAA
- a CDS encoding 50S ribosomal protein L30e, with protein MSQVTGFESELKTLLRTGKVIFGSKKTIKMIKNGKVKMVIVASTLRQDLKDDIITYAKISNIPVYQYSGSAYELGTLCGKPFMISTIGIIDLGESRLLEQIKEGTQ; from the coding sequence ATGTCTCAAGTAACAGGCTTTGAAAGTGAACTGAAAACTTTATTAAGAACTGGGAAAGTAATTTTTGGAAGTAAAAAAACTATAAAAATGATAAAGAATGGTAAGGTAAAAATGGTAATAGTTGCTTCTACTTTAAGGCAAGACTTGAAAGATGATATAATTACTTATGCTAAGATTTCAAACATTCCAGTTTATCAATATAGCGGAAGTGCATATGAATTAGGAACTCTTTGTGGAAAACCATTTATGATTTCAACTATAGGTATTATTGATTTAGGCGAATCAAGATTACTAGAACAAATAAAGGAGGGGACGCAATAA
- the rpoA2 gene encoding DNA-directed RNA polymerase subunit A'' translates to MVSEYMKAYIDKSLEQVKDKLPSKVIEDLRNALYNIDIDINESDVDKIIDLAVKDYQESLIEPGEAVGIVAAQSIGEPGTQMTLRTFHFAGIRELNVTLGLPRLIEIVDARKTPSTPIMTIYLTDEYKFDKEKALEIARKIEYTKIENVISSISVDITNMSITLQLDEEMLKDKGVEVSDVKKIISKLKLGKIRIEDVDEYTFTIYFEEIDSISALFKMREKLLNTKIKGIKGIRRAIVQKKGDEYVIITDGSNLEGVIGVKGVDVSKIQTNNIHEIAETFGIEAAREAIAREIKKVLDEQGLDVDMRHILLVTDIMTRTGVVRQIGRHGVTGEKSSVLARAAFEVTVKHLLDAAARGEMEEFKGVVENIIIGQPIRLGTGIVELTMRPNVR, encoded by the coding sequence ATGGTTTCCGAGTATATGAAAGCTTACATTGATAAGTCCCTTGAGCAAGTAAAGGATAAATTACCAAGCAAAGTAATAGAAGATTTAAGGAATGCTCTCTATAATATAGATATAGATATAAATGAATCAGACGTTGATAAAATAATTGATTTAGCCGTGAAAGATTATCAAGAATCCTTAATCGAACCTGGAGAGGCAGTAGGAATAGTTGCAGCGCAATCTATTGGTGAGCCAGGTACACAGATGACATTAAGAACGTTCCACTTTGCTGGGATTAGAGAGTTAAACGTAACTTTAGGTTTACCGAGATTAATAGAAATAGTTGATGCTAGAAAGACTCCTTCTACTCCAATCATGACAATATATCTTACTGATGAATACAAATTTGATAAAGAAAAAGCATTAGAAATAGCAAGGAAAATAGAATATACAAAAATCGAGAATGTAATTTCGTCTATAAGTGTTGATATTACCAATATGTCAATTACCTTACAGCTTGATGAAGAAATGCTAAAAGATAAAGGAGTAGAAGTTTCCGATGTAAAGAAAATAATCTCTAAGTTAAAACTAGGAAAAATAAGAATTGAGGACGTAGATGAATATACTTTTACAATTTACTTTGAAGAAATAGATAGTATTTCTGCATTATTCAAGATGAGAGAAAAATTACTTAACACAAAAATAAAAGGTATTAAAGGGATAAGGAGAGCTATAGTACAGAAAAAGGGAGACGAGTACGTGATAATTACAGATGGCTCAAACCTAGAAGGAGTTATAGGAGTAAAAGGAGTTGATGTAAGTAAAATACAAACAAATAATATTCATGAAATAGCTGAAACTTTTGGTATTGAAGCAGCAAGGGAAGCTATAGCTAGAGAAATAAAGAAAGTATTAGATGAGCAAGGTCTTGATGTAGATATGAGACACATTCTATTAGTAACTGATATTATGACTAGAACTGGAGTAGTTAGACAAATAGGAAGACACGGAGTTACTGGAGAAAAAAGTAGCGTACTAGCTAGGGCTGCTTTCGAGGTTACAGTAAAGCATTTGCTTGATGCTGCTGCAAGAGGAGAAATGGAAGAATTTAAAGGTGTAGTAGAAAATATTATAATTGGCCAGCCTATTAGATTAGGTACTGGTATAGTTGAATTGACCATGAGGCCAAATGTGAGGTGA
- the rpoA1 gene encoding DNA-directed RNA polymerase subunit A': protein MSEKIIKGIKFGILSPDEIRKMSVTAIITSEVYDEDGTPIEGGVMDPRLGVIEPGQKCPTCGNTLNGCPGHFGHIELIRPVIHVGFVKHVYDILRATCRHCGRLKIKEEELQRYSRIYHAIKERWPSAARRLIEYIKKNAMKNMECPHCGEKQFKIKLEKPYNFYEERKEGVIRLTPSDIRERLEKIPDNDVELLGYDPKNSRPEWMILTVLPVPPITIRPSITIESGIRAEDDLTHKLVDIIRINERLKESIDAGAPQLIIEDLWDLLQYHVSTYFDNEIPGIPPAKHRSGRPLRTLAQRLKGKEGRFRGNLSGKRVDFSSRTVISPDPNISIDEVGVPMAIAKMLTVPERVTKMNIERMRQYVINGPDKWPGANYVIRPDGRRIDLRYVKDRKELASSLTPGYIVERHLIDGDIVLFNRQPSLHRISMMAHKVKVLPGRTFRLNLLVCPPYNADFDGDEMNLHVPQSEEAIAEAKEIMLVHKNIITPRYGGPIMGGAQDYISGAYLLTVKTTLLTKEEVTTILGVTDFIGEIGEPAILAPKEYYTGKQIISLFLPKDFNFHGQANISKGFRACKNEVCPHDSYIVIKNGILLEGVLDKKAIGNQQPESILHWLIREYGTDYGRWIMDNVFKLFIRYIELRGFTMTLDDVTIPSQAFNEIDEQTKVAYQKVNEFIKQYNEGTLELIPGRTAEESLEDHILETLDQLRKTAGDIATKYLDPFNNVYIMAVTGARGSELNITQMTAMLGQQSVRGERIKRGYMTRTLPHFKAGDISPDARGFVHNSFTRGLTPIEMFFHAAGGREGLVDTAVKTSQSGYMQRRLINALSDLRVEYDGTVRSLYGEVIEPAYGEDEVHPMYSSHGKTVDVNRIIERVVGWKR, encoded by the coding sequence ATGAGTGAAAAAATCATAAAAGGAATAAAATTTGGTATTCTTTCGCCAGACGAAATTAGAAAAATGTCAGTAACAGCGATAATAACATCTGAGGTTTATGACGAGGATGGTACTCCAATAGAAGGAGGAGTAATGGATCCTAGATTAGGTGTAATTGAACCTGGACAGAAATGTCCTACTTGTGGAAACACTCTGAATGGTTGCCCAGGACATTTTGGTCATATCGAGTTAATCAGACCAGTTATTCATGTAGGTTTTGTAAAACACGTTTACGATATATTAAGAGCTACTTGTAGACATTGTGGTAGATTAAAAATAAAAGAAGAAGAGTTACAGAGATATTCTAGGATATATCATGCAATTAAAGAAAGATGGCCTTCTGCAGCTAGAAGATTAATAGAATATATAAAGAAAAATGCAATGAAAAACATGGAATGTCCCCATTGCGGAGAAAAACAATTTAAGATAAAATTAGAAAAACCATACAACTTCTATGAGGAGAGAAAAGAAGGAGTTATAAGATTAACCCCTTCAGATATAAGGGAAAGACTAGAAAAAATACCAGATAATGACGTTGAGTTATTAGGTTATGATCCTAAGAACTCAAGACCCGAATGGATGATATTAACTGTATTACCAGTTCCACCAATCACTATTAGACCCTCAATAACAATTGAAAGCGGAATTAGAGCAGAAGATGATCTAACTCACAAGTTAGTTGATATAATAAGAATAAATGAAAGATTAAAGGAAAGCATAGACGCTGGTGCACCTCAACTTATTATAGAAGATTTATGGGATTTATTGCAATATCACGTTTCTACTTACTTTGATAATGAAATTCCTGGCATACCTCCTGCGAAACATAGGTCTGGAAGACCTTTAAGAACATTAGCTCAAAGATTAAAAGGTAAAGAAGGTAGATTTAGAGGTAATCTATCTGGAAAAAGAGTTGATTTTTCTTCGAGAACAGTTATATCGCCAGATCCTAATATAAGTATAGATGAAGTTGGTGTTCCAATGGCTATAGCAAAAATGCTTACTGTACCAGAAAGAGTTACAAAAATGAACATAGAAAGAATGAGGCAATACGTTATTAATGGTCCAGATAAATGGCCTGGGGCAAACTATGTAATTAGACCAGATGGCAGAAGAATAGATTTGAGATATGTTAAAGATAGAAAAGAACTTGCTTCAAGTTTAACCCCGGGATATATTGTTGAAAGGCATTTGATAGACGGAGATATTGTATTATTTAATAGACAGCCTTCATTACACAGAATATCTATGATGGCTCACAAGGTTAAAGTATTGCCCGGTAGAACATTTAGGTTAAATCTACTTGTCTGTCCTCCATATAACGCTGACTTTGATGGAGATGAAATGAACTTACACGTACCTCAGTCTGAGGAAGCAATAGCAGAAGCTAAAGAAATTATGTTAGTTCATAAAAACATTATAACGCCTAGATATGGAGGCCCAATAATGGGTGGTGCTCAAGATTATATAAGCGGTGCCTATCTATTAACAGTTAAGACAACATTATTAACTAAAGAGGAAGTGACTACTATATTAGGAGTTACAGACTTTATTGGAGAAATTGGTGAACCAGCAATATTAGCTCCTAAAGAATATTATACCGGTAAACAAATAATTAGTCTCTTCTTGCCTAAAGACTTTAACTTCCACGGACAGGCAAATATATCGAAAGGATTTAGAGCTTGTAAAAATGAAGTTTGCCCTCATGACTCTTATATCGTGATCAAAAACGGTATATTACTGGAAGGTGTTTTAGATAAAAAAGCAATAGGCAACCAGCAACCAGAGAGCATTTTACACTGGTTAATAAGGGAGTATGGTACTGATTACGGAAGATGGATAATGGATAATGTCTTCAAATTATTTATAAGATACATAGAACTCAGAGGTTTCACTATGACATTAGATGACGTAACTATACCTTCTCAAGCTTTTAACGAAATAGACGAACAAACAAAGGTAGCTTATCAGAAAGTTAATGAATTTATAAAGCAATATAATGAGGGAACGCTAGAACTCATTCCTGGGAGAACAGCTGAGGAAAGCCTTGAAGATCATATATTAGAAACTTTAGACCAGTTAAGAAAAACTGCAGGTGATATAGCAACTAAGTATCTTGATCCGTTTAACAATGTTTATATAATGGCAGTAACTGGAGCCAGAGGTAGTGAACTTAACATAACACAGATGACAGCTATGTTAGGGCAACAGTCTGTAAGAGGAGAAAGAATAAAAAGAGGATATATGACGAGAACTTTACCGCACTTTAAAGCTGGAGATATTTCACCAGATGCAAGAGGTTTTGTACATAATTCATTTACAAGAGGATTAACGCCCATAGAAATGTTTTTCCATGCAGCTGGAGGTAGAGAGGGATTAGTAGATACAGCAGTAAAGACTTCACAGAGCGGTTATATGCAGAGAAGGTTAATTAACGCATTATCAGATTTAAGAGTAGAATATGATGGAACAGTAAGATCACTTTATGGCGAAGTAATAGAACCAGCATACGGAGAAGACGAAGTCCATCCGATGTATAGTTCTCATGGTAAAACAGTAGATGTAAATAGAATAATTGAAAGAGTTGTAGGTTGGAAGAGGTGA